The following proteins are encoded in a genomic region of Arachis stenosperma cultivar V10309 chromosome 4, arast.V10309.gnm1.PFL2, whole genome shotgun sequence:
- the LOC130975471 gene encoding uncharacterized protein LOC130975471 — MDMSKDWMDTPRHEKEYQVGVERFLHFAFSSKGVPQGEEIQCPCAKCCNIFWLKRDDIYDHLICHGFVKRYRRWFNHGESLFAMDIDSDIGGEYNCNDNIDELLRDKFRDNTQVDGQNMGPNECAKEFYKLVDEASQELYPGCKGFTRLSFAICLYLLKCLHGWSNASFTSLLELLKEAMPYLNIPISFDKTKNMVKNLGLDYQKIDACRNDCMLYRNGYKNDSSCHVCGISRYIEHHEEEDDVTSSRKPRKVAAKTLRHFPLIPRLQRLFMCTRTVEAMSWHHNERVKDGSLRHPANGQSWKEFDNRHEDFAKEPRNVRLGLASDGFNPFRTLSSTHSTWPVVLMVYNLPPWMSMKPDYFMLSLLIPGPQSPGNDIDIYLQPLIEELKELWESGVETYDCITFLLML; from the coding sequence ATGGATATGTCAAAAGACTGGATGGATACACCACGTCATGAGAAAGAATATCAAGTTGGTGTAGAAAGATTTTTACACTTTGCTTTCTCATCAAAGGGAGTTCCTCAAGGGGAAGAAATTCAATGCCCTTGTGCAAAATGTTGTAATATATTTTGGTTAAAGAGAGATGACATATATGATCATCTAATATGTCACGGTTTTGTAAAACGTTATAGGCGGTGGTTTAATCATGGGGAATCACTTTTTGCTATGGATATTGACAGTGACATAGGCGGTGAATATAACTGCAATGATAACATTGATGAGTTGTTACGTGATAAATTTCGAGATAATACACAAGTTGACGGACAAAACATGGGGCCTAACGAATGTGCAAAGGAATTTTATAAATTGGTAGACGAGGCAAGCCAAGAACTATACCCCGGGTGCAAAGGATTCACAAGATTATCCTTTGCCATTTGTCTTTACTTGTTAAAATGCTTGCATGGTTGGAGTAATGCGTCATTTACTTCTCTCTTGGAATTATTGAAAGAAGCAATGCCATATTTGAATATTCCTATTTCTTTTGATAAAACCAAGAATATGGTGAAGAACTTGGGTCTTGACTACCAAAAGATCGATGCATGTCGCAATGACTGCATGTTGTATCGGAACGGGTATAAGAATGACTCATCTTGTCATGTCTGTGGAATATCCCGTTATATTGAGCATCATGAAGAAGAGGATGATGTTACCTCATCTAGAAAGCCTCGCAAAGTTGCTGCGAAAACTCTAAGGCATTTCCCTTTGATTCCCAGACTTCAACGGCTTTTTATGTGCACAAGAACTGTCGAAGCTATGTCTTGGCATCACAATGAGCGTGTTAAAGATGGGTCCTTAAGGCATCCTGCCAATGGTCAATCTTGGAAAGAATTTGACAATCGACATGAAGATTTTGCAAAGGAGCCTCGTAATGTGAGACTTGGATTAGCAAGCGACGGATTCAATCCATTCCGAACTTTGAGCAGTACACATAGTACATGGCCTGTTGTTCTGATGGTGTATAATCTACCCCCTTGGATGAGCATGAAGCCTGATTATTTTATGCTATCTTTACTCATTCCTGGACCACAATCACCGGGAAATGACATTGATATCTATCTTCAACCGTTGATTGaagaattaaaagaattatGGGAGTCAGGTGTCGAAACATATGATTGTATCACGTTTTTATTGATGCTATAA